A stretch of DNA from Streptomyces xanthii:
GCGACGGCGCGCAGCAGCGTCGACTTGCCGCTGCCGCTCGGGCCGAGGACGCACACGATCTCGTGCTCGGCGACCTCCAGGTCCACCCGGTCGAGCACGGCGCGCCCGCCGAACCGTACGGTCGCCTCGTCCAGAGCCAGTAGGGCCGTCATCAGAACTCCCCCGTCTGGGCCCGAGCGGGCCGGATGCGTTCGAGCAGCAGGAGGCAGACGGCGCAGACGACCATGAGGACGGTCGACAGGGCCATCGCCTGCCCGTAGTTGAGGTCGCCGGCGCGGCCGAGGAGCCGGGCCACGGCCACCGGCAGCGTCGGGTTGTCGGGCCGCGCGATGAACACGGTGGCGCCGAACTCGCCCAGCGACACGGCGAAGGCGAATCCGGCGGCGATCAGGAGCGCCCGGCGCACCATCGGCAGGTCGACCTCGCGCCAGGCCCGCAGCGGCGAGGCCCCGAGCACGGCGGCGGCCTCGCGCAGCCGCCCGTCGACCGCGCGGAGCACCGGCAGCATGGTGCGCACGACGAAGGGCACGCCGACCAGCGCCTGGGCGAGCGGCACGAGCCACCAGGACTGGCGCAGGTCGAGCGGCGGTTCGTCGAGGGTGATGAGGAAGCCGAAGCCGACGGTCACGGCGGAGACGCCGAGCGGCAGCATCAGCAGGGCGTCGAACCCGCGGACCAGGCGTCCCGCCCGCCGGGTGAGGGCGGCAGCGGCGAGTCCGCCGATCACCAGGGCGACGGCGGTGGCGGCGAGGGCGTAACGCAGCGAGTTCCAGACGGCCTCGATGGGCGGCACGAGGAAGGTGCCGCCGTCGGCGTCGCCGAGCGCGCGGTAGTACGCGAAGCCGAAGCCGCCGGGGGCCTGCAGGGAGCGCTGGACCAGGACGCCGAGCGGCAGCAGGATCAGCACGGCGACGGTGGCGAGGACGAGGGCGAGCAGGGCGCGCTGGCCGGCGCCGCGCGGCGGGCGCGCGGTGTGCGCGGCGTCGACGAGCCGCAGGGCGCTCTCCCGGCGCCGCACGGTCCAGGCGTGCACGAGCAGGATGAGCCCGACGGCCGCGAACTGCACGATGGTCAGCACGGCGGCGGTCGACAGGTCGAAGATCTGCGCGGTCTGCCGGTAGATCTCCACCTCCAGCGTGGAGAATCCCGGGCCGCCGAGGATCTGGACGACACCGAACGACGTGAAGGTGAAGAGGAAGACCATCAGGGCCGCGGCGGCGACGGCGGGCCCGAGCGCGGGCAGCGTCACCTTGCGCCAGGCGGCGAGGCGGGAGGCGCCGAGCATCCGCGCGGCCTCCTCCTGGCGCGGGTCGAGCTGCGCCCACAGGCCGCCGACGGTCCGTACGACGACGGCGTAGTTGAAGAAGACGTGCGCGAGCAGGATGGCCCACACGGTGGTGTCGAGCCGGACGCCCCACAGATCGTCGAGGAGTCCGCCGCGGCCGACGACCGCGAGGAAGGCGGTGCCGACGACGACGGTGGGCAGCACGAACGGCACGGTGACGGCGGCCCGCAGCACCTGCTTGCCGGGGAAGTCGAGCCGGGCGAAGACGTAGGCGCCGGGCAGGGCGATCAGCAGGGTCAGCGCGGTGGAGGCGAGCGCCTGCCACACGGTGAACCACAGGACGTGCCGGACGTCCGCCTCCCCGAGCACGTCGAGGATCCGGCCGAGGCGCCAGACCCCGTCGGCGTGCAGACCGCGCTCGACGATCGCGGCGACGGGGTAGGCGAAGAAGAGCCCGAAGAACACGGCGGGCACGGCCATGAGACCGAGCCGCGCCGCGCTCCCCGTACGGAGCCGGCGCGGCCGGTTCGCGGCCTCGGCCTTGTCCGTGACCCCGGTCTTGTCCGTGGCCCCGGTCTTGTCCGTGGCCCCGGTCTTGTCCGTGACCTCGGCCTTGTCCTGGGTCACTTCCTGACGAGCGACGTCCACGTCTTGACCCACTCGTCGCGGTGGTCCGCGATGTTCCGCGGGCTCATGGTGTGCGGCTTGTCGATCTCGACCGCGTACTTGGTGTAGTCGGCGGGCGCGACGGCGTTCTTCGCCACCGGGTCGACGAACATGTTGAGCGGCATGTCCTCCTGGAACTGCTTGGAGATCAGGAAGTCGAGGAAGGCCTTGCCGCCCTTCTCGTTCTTCGCCCCGTCGAGCAGGCCGGCGAACTCGATCTGCCGGAAGCAGGTGCCGGTCGCGACGCCGACGGGCGAGGTCTTGGGCTGCGGGTCGGAGTAGATCGCCTCGGCGGGCGGGGATGACGCGTAGGAGACGACGAGCGGGCGGTCGCCGCCGGCCTTCTTGCCGCCGGCGCTGCCGGAGAACTCCTCGTTGTACGCCTGGTCCCAGCCGCTGACGACCTTCACGCCGTTGGCGTTCAGCTTCTTCCAGTAGGACTGCCAGCCGTCGTCGCCGTACTGGGCAGCGCTGCCGAGCAGGAAGCCGAGGCCCGGCGAGGACGTCGCCGCGTCCTCGGTGACCAGCAGGTTCTTGTACGCGGGCTTGGCCAGGTCGGCGAAGGAGGCCGGCGGCGTCAGCTTGTGGTCGGCGAAGTACTTCTTGTCGTAGTTGACGCAGATGTCGCCGGTGTCGACGGGCGTGACGCGGTTCTTGCCCTTGTCGAGGCGGTACTGGTCCGGGACCTGGTCGATGCCCTTGGCCTCGTAGGAGGTGAACAGTCCGTTGTCGAGGGCGCGGGACAGCAGGGTGTTGTCGACGCCGAAGAACACGTCGCCGACGGGGTTGCCCTTGGACAGGATCGCCTTGTTGACGGCCTGGCCGGCGTCGCCGTCCTCGACGACCTTCACCTTGTAGCCGGACTTCTTCTCGAAGTCCTTGAGCACGTTCTTGGAGACGGCCCACGAGTCGTGGCTGACCAGGGTGACCGTCTTGGACTCCGCGGCGTCCCCGCCGCCCGAGGACGACGAGCCGCACGCGGACAGCGTGACGAGCCCGAGGCCCACGGCCGCGGCCAGGTACGCCTTCTTGTTCTTGCTCACTGGTTTTCCTCCTGGGGGTGACCAGGAAGAGACGCGGCCCTGCCCGGGGCCACGCGGGGCTCCGGGCAGGGCGCAACAGCTTGAGTGGTGACCGAACTTCCTACCCAGAATGACCTGGGCAAGGTTCAGAGGGTCTGCGGCTCTGCCGCACTCTCAGCGCTGTGGCGCTCCCCTGTCGGAATATGAAGATGTGGTACTGGGGGCAAGGCTACCGCTCGGTGGCGGCGAGCTGTCCACACGCCCCGTCGATCTCCTGGCCACGGGTGTCCCGGATGGTGACGGGGACGCCGTGCGCGGCGATGGCCTCGACGAACGCCTTCTCGTCCTCGGGACGCGACGCGGTCCACTTGGAGCCCGGGGTCGGGTTCAGCGGGATGAGGTTGACGTGCACGGGCTTGCCGCGGAGCAGGCGCCCCAGCCGGTCACCGCGCCAGGCCTGGTCGTTGATGTCCCGGATGAGCGCGTACTCGATGGACAGCCGGCGCCCGGACTTGGCCGCGTACTCCCACCCGGCGTCGAGGACCTCGCGCACCTTCCACCGCGTGTTGACGGGCACGAGGGTGTCGCGCAGCTCGTCGTCAGGGGCGTGCAGCGAGATGGCCAGCCGGCACTTGAAGCCTTCATCGGCGAACCGGTGAATGGCCGGGACCAGGCCGACCGTCGACACGGTGATCCCGCGCTGGCTGAGCCCGAGCCCGTCCGGCTCGGGGTCGGTGAGGGCGCGGATGGCGCCGACGACCCGCTTGTAGTTGGCGAGCGGCTCGCCCATCCCCATGAACACGATGTTGCTGAGCCGCGCGGGCCCGCCGGGGATCTCCCCGTCCCGCAGGGCCCGCATCCCGTCGACGATCTGGTGCACGATCTCACCGGTCGACAGGTTCCGGTCCAGCCCGGCCTGCCCGGTCGCGCAGAACGGGCAGTTCATCCCGCACCCGGCCTGCGACGAGATACACATCGTCACCCGGTCCGGGTACCGCATGAGCACGGACTCGACGAGCGTCCCGTCGAACAGCCGCCACAGGGTCTTGCGGGTGGTGTCCTGGTCGG
This window harbors:
- a CDS encoding ABC transporter permease; its protein translation is MAVPAVFFGLFFAYPVAAIVERGLHADGVWRLGRILDVLGEADVRHVLWFTVWQALASTALTLLIALPGAYVFARLDFPGKQVLRAAVTVPFVLPTVVVGTAFLAVVGRGGLLDDLWGVRLDTTVWAILLAHVFFNYAVVVRTVGGLWAQLDPRQEEAARMLGASRLAAWRKVTLPALGPAVAAAALMVFLFTFTSFGVVQILGGPGFSTLEVEIYRQTAQIFDLSTAAVLTIVQFAAVGLILLVHAWTVRRRESALRLVDAAHTARPPRGAGQRALLALVLATVAVLILLPLGVLVQRSLQAPGGFGFAYYRALGDADGGTFLVPPIEAVWNSLRYALAATAVALVIGGLAAAALTRRAGRLVRGFDALLMLPLGVSAVTVGFGFLITLDEPPLDLRQSWWLVPLAQALVGVPFVVRTMLPVLRAVDGRLREAAAVLGASPLRAWREVDLPMVRRALLIAAGFAFAVSLGEFGATVFIARPDNPTLPVAVARLLGRAGDLNYGQAMALSTVLMVVCAVCLLLLERIRPARAQTGEF
- a CDS encoding thiamine ABC transporter substrate-binding protein, which translates into the protein MSKNKKAYLAAAVGLGLVTLSACGSSSSGGGDAAESKTVTLVSHDSWAVSKNVLKDFEKKSGYKVKVVEDGDAGQAVNKAILSKGNPVGDVFFGVDNTLLSRALDNGLFTSYEAKGIDQVPDQYRLDKGKNRVTPVDTGDICVNYDKKYFADHKLTPPASFADLAKPAYKNLLVTEDAATSSPGLGFLLGSAAQYGDDGWQSYWKKLNANGVKVVSGWDQAYNEEFSGSAGGKKAGGDRPLVVSYASSPPAEAIYSDPQPKTSPVGVATGTCFRQIEFAGLLDGAKNEKGGKAFLDFLISKQFQEDMPLNMFVDPVAKNAVAPADYTKYAVEIDKPHTMSPRNIADHRDEWVKTWTSLVRK
- the rlmN gene encoding 23S rRNA (adenine(2503)-C(2))-methyltransferase RlmN produces the protein MPKPGELTFVAPRGAKKPPRHLADLSPAERKEAVAAIGEKPFRAKQLSTHYFARYAHDPAEWTDIPAGSREKLREALLPELMTVVRHLSTDQDTTRKTLWRLFDGTLVESVLMRYPDRVTMCISSQAGCGMNCPFCATGQAGLDRNLSTGEIVHQIVDGMRALRDGEIPGGPARLSNIVFMGMGEPLANYKRVVGAIRALTDPEPDGLGLSQRGITVSTVGLVPAIHRFADEGFKCRLAISLHAPDDELRDTLVPVNTRWKVREVLDAGWEYAAKSGRRLSIEYALIRDINDQAWRGDRLGRLLRGKPVHVNLIPLNPTPGSKWTASRPEDEKAFVEAIAAHGVPVTIRDTRGQEIDGACGQLAATER